TATGGAATCATGGGGGCTTACTATTGCCAAGAAGTTTATGGGATTGATAACCCGCGAGTTGGTTTATTAAACGTTGGGGAAGAACCGCGGAAAGGGACTCCATTGATTCGCGAAACATATGAACGGTTACAAAAATCCGGTCTGAATTTTGTGGGTAATATTGAGTCCCGCGAATTGATGCAAGGCCGCGCCGACATCGTAGTCTCTGATGGATTCAGCGGGAATATTGCCCTCAAACTCACTGAAGGGTTAGCCCGTGACTTGATGGGCGAGTTTAAAAAGCTGTTGATGAAGAATTTCAAAACCAAAATGGCGGCGTATTTGTTGAAAGACGGCTTGATGGATTTAAAACGCCGCATGGATTACCAGGAATACGGTGGGGCACCGCTATTGGGACTGGACCAGATAGTCTATAAAGTGCATGGAGCCAGTCAAGAGAAAGCTTTTTACAGCGCCATCCAAGTGGCTTACAATTATTGCCAAAAGAATACCCAAACTCGACTCCGAGAACGGGTAAGGGAGGAAGAAGCACATCAATGACTAGACGCGCTGTTGTGGCAGGATTAGGGACCTATGTGCCCGAAAAGGTTCTCACGAACCACGACTTAGAACAGATGGTGGATACCTCTGATGAGTGGATCGTTACCCGGACGGGAATACGGGAACGTCATATTGCACGGGATGATGAAACCACGTCGACGATGGCCAGCGAAGCGACCCGTCAGGCTTTAGCTGACGCCAATATTACGGCGGAAGACTTAGATTTTATTGTGTGCGCGACGAATACGCCCGATACCATTTTTCCGTCGACGGCAGCCCGTGTTCAGCACCAGTTGACGGATAAGCCCATACCGGGTATCGACATTCAAGCTGGATGCACAGGGCTGATATACGGAATGGAATTAGCATCCGCGCTCATTCAAAGTGGTGCCTACCGCAATATTTTAGTGATTGGGGCTGACAAACTCACAAGCATTACGGATTACCAGGACCGTACCACAGCCGTTTTATTTGGGGATGCAGCCGGAGCGTTTGTTTTACAAGGTAAAGATGATACAGAATATGGAATTTTAGGCTCATACCTGCAAGCAGATGGGCGAGGAGGAGACTTGCTCA
The Sulfobacillus thermosulfidooxidans DNA segment above includes these coding regions:
- a CDS encoding beta-ketoacyl-ACP synthase III, with translation MTRRAVVAGLGTYVPEKVLTNHDLEQMVDTSDEWIVTRTGIRERHIARDDETTSTMASEATRQALADANITAEDLDFIVCATNTPDTIFPSTAARVQHQLTDKPIPGIDIQAGCTGLIYGMELASALIQSGAYRNILVIGADKLTSITDYQDRTTAVLFGDAAGAFVLQGKDDTEYGILGSYLQADGRGGDLLIQPAGGSLMPASHETVEARQHYLKMNGNETFRFAVKAMPEAVEEGLKRAGLGVEDMDLLVPHQANLRIIDAAVRRFELDPERVVVNIDRYGNTSVATIPLALQEARMQGRVHDGDVVVLCAFGAGLTWGSNVIRWGR
- the plsX gene encoding phosphate acyltransferase PlsX, with amino-acid sequence MKIAVDAMGGDNAPSAPVNGALQAIEKIADLEIILVGDHDRIMPLIQDSPRHTRLHIHHAPDVIGMGEAPVQAVRRKPDSSMVQAMKLVKTGKAAAVISAGNTGALMTAGLFILGRMTGIERPALSALLPVMNGWGLLLLDVGANLDPKPSQLVQYGIMGAYYCQEVYGIDNPRVGLLNVGEEPRKGTPLIRETYERLQKSGLNFVGNIESRELMQGRADIVVSDGFSGNIALKLTEGLARDLMGEFKKLLMKNFKTKMAAYLLKDGLMDLKRRMDYQEYGGAPLLGLDQIVYKVHGASQEKAFYSAIQVAYNYCQKNTQTRLRERVREEEAHQ